A region of the Silene latifolia isolate original U9 population chromosome 9, ASM4854445v1, whole genome shotgun sequence genome:
agagtttgacgttactgtcgtttgacggtggtgatcagttgatctcttaaagtaacacctataggacaattcccttaactgataagttatttgattgtatgtcgatacagattaattaaatccttaaattgaacaaatttttaccaatgagtgagagttatatatcttattgtaatgtgattaaataagatacaatttagtaattaaaatattatattactgaaattgattaatatttatgaaacaattgagataagaataatTGGTTAATCATAATGataatatgttgtagattatattaactagacctgatgtgacccattttatatacatgtaattgtcaattacttgttaatttgttaaatgtaattcaTTTAatttataatgatatttaatttgttaaatatgcattaatatgtctaatgacatgttacatgtcacatgtcataatatattacaaatgacaaattacaaagataaaataaAGGTCCATTTTAGTCTAGGAAACCGGTTTTTGGTGGTTGGTTGTTTTAATCGTAAAAACATAATCATAAGACCTATGACCTAAAAAGCTACCCTAGTTTTTGGGTAAGACAAAAACCAAACCACTCACCCTTATCTAGGGTAGAAAAACCGGTTTCCTCCTTCTAATATGAGCATGTGATTTTCTCATTTCTTATTTATTCTTATCTTTTTATGCTTATCTGTCTAAAATGGGACTTTCTCTCATAAAAAATAGTttttatgcataaatttgttctaAAATATTCTAATATCACAaaaacattactagtgtagtaataataatattattagtataaatttaaggttactaatatattttacctagttagtaattatattagtgttaagggtaagtcttgggtgcaactaaaaggagagtttctactttgaaacttggaggatcatccttatattcatagctcaagaacaaggttggaaGGAGTCCATCCTTGTGCCCATATTTCCGTCTCATTCAAATGTAAGGAAACACTATTTTCTCTCCTTACTCTTTTTTGTTTGCATGCACCTAGATTCTTCACATCTAAATTAATTAGTAACTTAGATCtacattagaaatgtctaataagagggCTAAAGAACCCAACAATTGGTGCAGAGCTTTGTTGTTGCATACAAATCGTTTTTTGAGATTTTTATGAGTtatttgatgactaaaataaaaaccagAAAATTTGTGTAAATATGCGATATGCACGAaatattttatgatttttagtataATAATTACATTTTAGTGGGTAAAATGATGGtttattaactaaaaatagtttaACTTCAAATCTGACCATGAAATATTAATATGACCTTATATGCATATTTTACTTGCTGTATttcgattaattttgcatgatttatgattttaatggttaaaattggattaaatcgagattatataagcaaaaatagctaaattaaTTTTCATGgaatgaaaaaattattttaggttgtatTTATATCCTTCACATCAGATGTAAAGTtggaaaattgattagattaactTTTGTATGATTTAggcattttatttgataaaaccgataaatcgcaactatattttttctctaaattaattaaaattttttAACCCATAATTTTGACATTTTTAGGGTCATGATAATATTTCAGAatgtttaaaatttaaatttcaaatttctagattattgtaatgaaatttggaattatttcataattgttatgataaaTGGGGTTAAATATGAGCAACAATGTataaccaagttgaattattgtcaaatttttagtggagactaatttttgagtcctaagacagTTAGGATAATTTACTTGGCGTtaaatttaatttatgtattatttagtgattttaataagttaaaaatcacgcatttccataaaaaccGAGCTATATACGATATAATCTAGTAAGGCGATTTGGCGCATTCATTTTACATGGTTGAATACATATATTTTGTTGCATAATTTAGGGATGAATGTCATttaaattaatgtaatttttgaattgaataatgtaatttgtcttagtatggccttagtttttatcggtattacccgtaatgaaagggaatatcgatttggttataattttaatgtgatttcgcatcaccgttttgtaatttaatagatttaaatttttattacaaatgtataataggaaatgctatgtattttattattattttgtaattccggagtttcctaaagacggagccattcggaaaggagttctgatcaagacggtgtttttcCCTTAGGAGGCATGTCACAtgaaattcaagggaccaaaggagttggtttccgaatatgtaatagattatatattttgtattttaggaaaggccatactaggaatttgttttattttgcatgTTTTCTTTCCTTATATGTTTGCATacatgccaaatcgccataacatcacatgcatatttttTTATCCAATCATCGatcttgtcaattataattatcgatagatcacttatttagttcacttaaaagagatagataataaattgacaagaccttcacattttttaaaattgagacttagccttaccaaatagtaggaactcatgaatcccaatttcattggGGTACAATATGGTATTGAAGTATTATACCGGGGTTctttctttttacgttgggtaataaaatgttattacatttcgaaatttggttgatctcaacgaaagtattagaaGGGCCGTTGTTTCAATaggtccgggctaaagatgaacttagtgtaatttcatcgaccgagagttctaagtgtagaatcgATTAAATGTGTTAACCTACCAAATTATATTAGTAAggatgtagagggcccgttggctcaaaaccgagttaatatgaatttgggtcttggaatcatttatataattgggtggaggtcattatataaatgctaaacttgTCTAGAATATTTACAAGCCTTATtcacgataaatgttaatttttccttcatCTCATATTTTGTAGTCAATTGATTTATCACAATGGCATCCTCTAGCTCGTCCGCACCACCTCTCACTACCGTTTCATGGcttcgatcctttatggatcgttgCGAACTCGAAAAGAATGGTTCAAATTTCATCGATTGGGATGTGCAACTTCGCTTAGCCGCGGAAGGTGATGACAAGCTCAAATACCTTACCAAGGCTCATCCCGCTACTCCTAATGCTAGGTCAACAACCGCAGTTAGGGAGGCCTTTGAGACCTACCAAATAGAATCCGCCGCGgtcaagaatgtcttgattttcTCCATGGAACCCGATCTTGAAAGGAGTGCCATAAAGATGAGCACCGCCTATGAAATCTATACTAGACTTGTGACCATAttttcacaagctcctaggatTATTCAATATGAAGCAGCTTCCCAATTCTTTGACCTCAATATCAAAGAAGGACAAAAAGTGAGTCCTCATATGCTCAAAATGATTGAGTATGTTGAGACCCTCAAGTTTCAAGGGGTTGAGATCCCCGAGCAACTCGTGATTGACCGAGTGCTCCATTCCTTAAGCCGAATCAAGGGCTATgttcagtttagggtaaactataacATTCAAAACTTAAAAACCGATCtccatgagttgcacaaaatgcttatgcaagccgaaagagacatggggcttaATGCAAGCATtagcaaggatgtgctcaacatcaaTGCAAAGAGTAAGGGAAATTTTAAGAAAAGTTCTAACAAGGGTAAAAAGCCCACTCCCTAAAAAGGTAAGGGGAAAGCTATTGAGAATAGCTCTTCCAAACCCAAAAGGGGAGTCAAATCCGATGATAAGTGctattattgtaatggcataggcCATTGGAAGCGCAATTGCCCCAAATATTTGGAAGACAACAAAGCTGGACGTATGACTCTAGTAGGTAATATTTCTTCCAAAAGTTTATGTTATTGATAGTAATTTTCCAACTCAACTTTGTATTAAGATACTAGTTGTGTTTCTCGCCTTTCTTATTGAATTTAGGGCATGAGAAGAGTGGAAAAGCTAAGCAAGCATGAGGAGTATCTCCAaaggaagctagagtagccgccgaaTAGATGGAGGCCTATGAACTTGGCTTGGCCTTTCATTTTGAAAATGTCTTCATAATAGTAGTtattgttgggattcattaatctcattggTTTACGTATTCAAAGTATGATagattaatttagtcataaaattaaatcggatcttatgcatgcaaaacaattacaagtataaggagaaaatcaattcttacattgagtattttggatcaaagGGCACTAgcaagttcaccttcttactagttcttgagctttccgaaggtggaagaacaagatt
Encoded here:
- the LOC141602196 gene encoding uncharacterized protein LOC141602196; protein product: MASSSSSAPPLTTVSWLRSFMDRCELEKNGSNFIDWDVQLRLAAEGDDKLKYLTKAHPATPNARSTTAVREAFETYQIESAAVKNVLIFSMEPDLERSAIKMSTAYEIYTRLVTIFSQAPRIIQYEAASQFFDLNIKEGQKVSPHMLKMIEYVETLKFQGVEIPEQLVIDRVLHSLSRIKGYVQFRAIGSAIAPNIWKTTKLDGMRRVEKLSKHEEYLQRKLE